A genomic segment from Gilvibacter sp. SZ-19 encodes:
- a CDS encoding VCBS repeat-containing protein, with the protein MKLRSSIYSSFLLGFTGLILLLLVACESKPEEPKDYRFEIVAADSSGIDFENRLLSRPQRNILNYIYYYNGGGLAAGDFNNDGLIDLYFTANEGPNALYLNQGNFKFTEVTEVAGVLDDTGWTTGVTTVDINNDGLLDLYVCKVAPLAPEAGGNKLFVNQGVSDTGVPSFKEQASLYGLDFKGYSTQATFFDYDEDGDLDMYLMNHTVNPNSNYGRGNKRKQIDSLSGDRLYANESGFYRNISEEAGIYQSPIGYGLGLGLGYLNHDRLPDIYVGNDFFENDYLYLNNFNGVFTEQISSDQNPLGHTSHYTMGVDLADLNNDGLTDILSVDMLPEDLQTYKSSGVEFGYSTYSNYLRNGYAPQYMQNALHFNQGNMRFSETAFLSGISATEWSWAPLIADFDNDGLKDIFISNGILGATNDMDFINFIADESIQKRLGKGMTEEDMSFVAKIPEKKTLNYFYKNENGTQFSDRSKTWVMGEPSFSNGSIYADLDNDGDLDIVSNNVNQTATVYKNLTREKDSTNYWQLQVHAYNDTSKSDSIGNGRVIGARVRLYTPSGMQYQEFFPTRGYQSAIDASMHFGLGSDTKIDSVVVSWTGDQLGNTVLYQPDINKIYRLSLDSKFTHSRLSSASGTSFIKPIQKDLFSHKENASLEFNLDPLIAYASTNEGPGLAVGDVNADGLEDVFFCGAKGQASVLKLQQPDGSFSDYTELDFEADKLAEDVDAVFADLNGDSRLDLVVVSGGNEFTNGKTIKPRLYWNTANGFVKDQDAFAAVAVNAAGVAVVDFDRDGDLDLSIAVDGVAKQFGSSATQLLLSNDGQGGFSDVTANVAPSWTDLGKVKQILWNDFNNDGWPDALIVGHWMPLQLFINKKGQLEKQDMSAFKANSGLWETAVVADFDADGDLDIVAGNWGLNSRLTASEENPLRLYRGDFNGNGSAETLISYNYMEKEVLLPSKDELAKQIPQLNKNYLSYAAFAAATKEELFPESQWEAAKVKEVTNLASTYFENLGSGNFNTSSLPFSAQISTVNDIFVKDFNSDGFPDIFSVGNRTDISTQIGRLDASKGSIMLFDPQTGFKAINDPNLNVSGSCRAIQPITINNKPHLIVTRNNGKAVVLEITNDLIQIPDE; encoded by the coding sequence ATGAAGCTGCGATCCTCCATATATTCTTCTTTTCTGCTCGGTTTTACCGGTCTAATTTTGCTATTGTTGGTCGCTTGTGAATCCAAACCAGAAGAACCAAAAGATTATCGTTTTGAAATCGTCGCTGCAGACAGTAGCGGGATCGATTTTGAAAACAGGCTACTCAGTCGTCCGCAGCGAAATATCCTCAATTATATTTATTACTACAACGGGGGTGGTCTAGCAGCTGGAGACTTTAATAACGACGGGCTGATCGATCTTTATTTTACCGCTAATGAGGGCCCGAATGCACTTTACTTGAACCAAGGGAATTTTAAGTTTACAGAAGTCACTGAAGTGGCAGGAGTCCTAGATGATACTGGCTGGACAACTGGCGTAACCACAGTAGATATTAACAACGATGGTCTACTAGATCTCTATGTCTGTAAAGTGGCACCTTTGGCTCCGGAGGCCGGAGGCAACAAATTATTTGTAAATCAAGGAGTTTCTGATACCGGCGTTCCCAGCTTTAAAGAACAAGCTTCTTTGTATGGTTTAGACTTTAAAGGCTATTCAACCCAGGCTACTTTTTTCGATTATGATGAGGATGGTGATTTGGATATGTACCTCATGAATCACACCGTAAATCCTAATAGCAATTACGGGCGAGGGAACAAACGCAAACAGATCGATTCCCTGTCAGGAGATCGACTTTACGCCAATGAAAGTGGTTTTTATCGCAATATTTCAGAAGAGGCTGGTATCTATCAAAGCCCAATAGGGTATGGTCTTGGTTTGGGTCTTGGATATTTGAACCACGACCGTTTGCCTGACATTTATGTTGGGAATGATTTCTTTGAGAACGATTACCTCTATCTCAATAACTTCAACGGAGTATTTACCGAGCAGATCAGCAGCGATCAAAATCCTTTAGGGCATACATCTCACTATACCATGGGCGTTGATCTGGCCGATCTGAACAATGACGGACTCACCGACATTCTATCTGTGGACATGCTCCCAGAAGATCTACAAACCTATAAATCCTCCGGGGTGGAATTCGGTTATTCTACCTATAGCAATTATCTGCGCAACGGCTACGCACCTCAGTATATGCAAAACGCCTTGCATTTCAATCAAGGGAATATGCGCTTTAGCGAGACCGCATTTTTAAGTGGAATTTCTGCCACGGAATGGTCTTGGGCACCCTTAATTGCAGATTTTGATAATGACGGCCTCAAAGACATCTTTATCAGTAATGGAATACTTGGTGCTACCAACGATATGGACTTTATCAATTTCATTGCCGATGAGAGCATTCAAAAGCGTTTGGGCAAGGGAATGACCGAAGAAGACATGAGTTTTGTTGCCAAGATCCCGGAAAAGAAAACCCTAAATTACTTCTACAAGAACGAGAATGGAACACAATTCTCGGACCGCTCAAAGACCTGGGTCATGGGTGAGCCGAGCTTTAGCAATGGTAGTATTTATGCGGATTTAGACAATGACGGAGATCTAGATATAGTATCCAATAACGTGAATCAAACCGCTACGGTCTATAAGAACCTGACCCGTGAAAAAGATTCCACAAATTATTGGCAGCTCCAAGTGCATGCCTACAATGATACGAGTAAATCAGATAGTATTGGCAACGGCCGCGTTATAGGGGCTCGTGTTCGCCTTTACACGCCTTCTGGAATGCAGTATCAAGAGTTTTTCCCAACACGAGGCTATCAGAGCGCCATAGATGCTAGTATGCATTTTGGTTTGGGTAGCGATACCAAGATCGATTCTGTTGTAGTCTCTTGGACAGGAGATCAACTTGGAAATACGGTTTTATACCAACCCGACATCAATAAGATTTACCGCCTTTCGCTCGACAGTAAATTCACGCATAGTCGTCTGTCATCGGCTAGCGGTACCTCATTCATAAAGCCTATCCAAAAGGACTTGTTCTCCCACAAAGAGAACGCCTCCTTAGAATTCAACTTAGATCCACTCATAGCCTATGCAAGTACCAATGAGGGGCCTGGGCTAGCCGTTGGCGATGTCAATGCAGATGGTTTGGAAGATGTGTTTTTCTGCGGAGCCAAGGGGCAAGCGTCGGTTTTAAAACTACAGCAGCCGGACGGTAGTTTCTCTGACTATACCGAGCTCGATTTTGAAGCGGATAAGCTTGCAGAAGATGTCGATGCCGTTTTCGCTGATCTAAATGGTGACTCTCGTTTAGATCTAGTAGTGGTTAGTGGAGGAAACGAATTCACCAATGGTAAGACCATAAAGCCTCGTTTGTATTGGAATACTGCAAACGGCTTTGTGAAAGATCAAGACGCTTTTGCTGCTGTTGCGGTCAATGCCGCCGGAGTGGCTGTGGTAGATTTTGATAGGGATGGGGATCTAGACCTAAGTATTGCTGTAGATGGCGTAGCCAAGCAATTTGGTTCCAGTGCTACACAGCTTTTGTTATCCAATGATGGGCAGGGAGGTTTTAGCGATGTTACGGCGAATGTTGCTCCATCTTGGACGGACTTGGGCAAAGTCAAGCAAATCCTCTGGAACGATTTCAATAATGACGGATGGCCGGATGCCTTAATAGTTGGACATTGGATGCCATTGCAATTATTCATAAACAAGAAAGGCCAATTGGAAAAGCAGGATATGTCGGCTTTCAAAGCCAACTCGGGCCTTTGGGAGACTGCTGTAGTAGCGGATTTTGATGCAGACGGAGATCTCGATATCGTTGCCGGTAACTGGGGGCTTAATTCTCGTTTAACGGCTTCAGAAGAAAATCCGTTGCGCCTGTACCGCGGAGATTTTAATGGTAACGGATCCGCAGAAACGCTTATCAGCTATAATTACATGGAAAAAGAGGTCTTGCTGCCCTCTAAAGACGAGCTGGCAAAGCAGATACCGCAACTCAACAAGAACTATTTGTCTTATGCAGCCTTTGCTGCCGCCACCAAGGAAGAACTCTTTCCAGAATCTCAATGGGAAGCCGCTAAAGTAAAGGAAGTGACTAATCTGGCGAGTACCTATTTTGAGAACCTCGGTAGTGGTAACTTTAACACAAGTTCCCTGCCATTTTCTGCGCAAATATCCACGGTGAATGATATCTTTGTAAAGGACTTTAATTCAGACGGTTTTCCAGATATTTTCTCAGTTGGGAACCGCACTGATATCAGCACCCAAATAGGGCGCTTAGATGCCTCAAAAGGAAGCATTATGCTCTTTGATCCGCAAACTGGTTTTAAAGCAATTAACGATCCGAATCTGAATGTAAGCGGAAGCTGCAGAGCAATACAACCAATAACAATAAACAACAAGCCGCATCTCATTGTGACGCGAAACAATGGTAAAGCGGTAGTTTTAGAAATAACAAATGATCTTATTCAAATACCCGATGAATAA
- a CDS encoding RagB/SusD family nutrient uptake outer membrane protein translates to MKRNILMNTRSLLAMALVSLLAISCTDLEIEATDSVLTDESVGFDGVNAEAALNNVYNDVYGQLGDQANFFALNEVSTDETLVPTRGTDWGDNGIWRTLHAHTWSPTHQYILNTWNNLNQNVFRASEVIDSRSSPTPQQAAEAKFLRAFSMYFVMDFWGVAPFRNVDDGPEVNPTVLTSAEAYDFILNDLTTALPDLPATGPSAETNRASRAAANFMLAKLHLNAERHKGSIDNTDYQAVIDAVDAIAADGFALQAGYFDLFKQDVDNETIWWAVTSVGNRIWNGMHYNINAPDNAGGGWNGFTTLAEFYDSFEGDPNSNYVGDGQEERRGWVPDASNADDTNLGIGYGFLINQQYNEDGTKLKDRPGNDLVFTKELPGLQGNGEATGVRMIKYHPVNGSFTSHEIVFRYADAHLMKAEAMMRMGGDATAMVNELRALRGASPLGSVSEADMLAERGRELWYEFWRRNDMLRFGQFTRDWEFKDPASVGASFRNLYPIPINALLSNPNLVQNEGY, encoded by the coding sequence ATGAAAAGAAACATTTTGATGAACACAAGATCGCTTCTAGCGATGGCCCTCGTTTCTCTTTTGGCAATTTCTTGTACCGACTTAGAAATTGAGGCAACTGACTCTGTTCTTACTGACGAATCTGTTGGTTTTGACGGGGTAAATGCTGAGGCTGCTCTTAACAACGTATACAATGACGTTTACGGGCAACTTGGTGATCAGGCGAACTTCTTCGCTTTGAACGAAGTATCAACTGATGAGACCCTAGTACCAACTCGTGGTACTGACTGGGGTGATAACGGAATCTGGCGTACGCTTCACGCGCACACTTGGTCTCCAACACACCAGTATATTTTGAACACTTGGAACAACTTGAACCAGAACGTATTCCGTGCTTCGGAAGTTATCGACTCTCGTTCAAGCCCAACTCCACAGCAAGCTGCTGAGGCGAAGTTCCTACGTGCTTTCAGTATGTATTTCGTAATGGATTTCTGGGGAGTTGCTCCTTTCAGAAATGTAGATGACGGACCAGAGGTAAACCCTACTGTACTTACATCTGCTGAGGCTTACGATTTCATTCTTAACGATTTGACAACTGCATTGCCAGATCTTCCTGCTACAGGACCTAGTGCAGAGACCAACCGCGCTTCTCGCGCTGCTGCTAACTTTATGTTGGCTAAGTTGCATCTTAACGCTGAGCGTCACAAAGGTTCTATCGACAATACAGACTATCAAGCGGTAATCGACGCTGTTGATGCTATCGCTGCTGATGGTTTTGCATTGCAAGCTGGATACTTTGATCTGTTCAAGCAAGATGTAGATAACGAAACCATCTGGTGGGCTGTTACTTCTGTTGGTAACCGTATCTGGAATGGTATGCACTACAACATCAATGCTCCTGACAACGCCGGTGGTGGTTGGAACGGATTTACTACTTTGGCTGAGTTCTATGACTCTTTCGAAGGAGATCCAAACTCTAACTACGTAGGTGACGGTCAAGAAGAGCGTCGTGGTTGGGTGCCAGATGCATCTAATGCAGACGACACTAACTTAGGTATTGGTTACGGATTCTTGATCAACCAACAGTACAACGAAGACGGTACTAAACTTAAAGACCGTCCTGGAAACGACTTAGTATTTACTAAAGAGCTTCCTGGTCTTCAAGGTAACGGCGAGGCTACTGGTGTACGTATGATCAAGTATCACCCAGTAAACGGATCATTTACTTCTCACGAGATCGTATTCCGTTACGCAGATGCTCACTTGATGAAAGCTGAGGCTATGATGCGTATGGGCGGAGACGCTACTGCTATGGTTAACGAGCTTAGAGCACTTCGTGGAGCTTCTCCACTTGGAAGTGTATCAGAAGCTGATATGTTAGCTGAGCGTGGTCGTGAGCTATGGTACGAGTTCTGGAGACGTAACGATATGTTGCGTTTCGGACAGTTCACTCGTGACTGGGAATTCAAAGATCCTGCTTCTGTAGGCGCTAGCTTCAGAAACTTGTATCCTATTCCAATTAACGCACTTCTTTCTAACCCTAACTTGGTTCAGAACGAAGGTTACTAG
- a CDS encoding SusC/RagA family TonB-linked outer membrane protein: MRLFLLPMFALLGSTVYAQISVSGTVSDATGPLPGVNVLVKGTSNGAQTDFDGNYSLSDVDPNATIVFSYVGFVTSEVSVNGQTTINFVMQEDTEALEEVVIIGYGSTTVKDATGAVTAVTSDDFNQGVIASPEQLIQGKTAGVQISQDSGEPGSAVAFRIRGSNSIRSNNNPLFVVDGVPLANDTSLELSGTTFGSAGARNPLNFLNPNDIESISILKDASATAIYGSRGANGVVIITTKSGRSGRGGSFELSSTFSVAEAANEYDLLDAPSYLAASTANGFDIAERNFGANTDWQDVAFRRATSTTNNLSYTNNYGDGNIRASFSYGKNFGIVENSSLERVTGRLNAQHRFLEDKLKLGLQASYGRTNDEFAPLSGSAGFRGDLLGSAYSANPTWPNDPDFTGTGGLTSPAALLAYTENLGNTDRILVNFSAEYDVTSELSAKVNLGYDYTDTFLSSATSAKALNVDQGAFGNGVAGVSQREATNTLLEATLNYKKEFENSSLDVLAGYSYQKFDRNGRNLSGFGFFTTQLGDMIDDLVSSADAVESQITGSYQQYGYAPNINGTFVNRLFPEILQDNIGNTTGARTRSLFGDTFDSFDELQSYFARVNYTLADKYLFTATMRADGSSTFGDDNKYGYFPSAAVAWKINEEDFIGDNVSTLKLRLNWGITGNQDGLGYGNFLQRERFGGGDVINDGGDINIPGTSSQSFANPDLKWEETMQFGAGIDFGVNNDRFTATVDVYRKSTTDLLLRTISAQPAAQPFVFLNLPDSEVINQGIEIALGYDIVDQEDFSWNANFQLTYNENEITSLQGQFPAGTIRGQGLSLAFAQQLQEGQPLFSYFLREFGGFDATTGQPLYPEGDVQKFVGKSALPDITAGLSTTVAYKNWTLSAFFNGQFGHYIYNNTANAFFTAGAFRGGRNVLPSTLTAGESFDAAADVSTRFLEAGDFVRLQNATLSYNVPMEEDGLFDALQLSLIGQNLFVITDYSGLDPEVSVSPGGGDLLNGFPVYGIDYTAFPRPRTISFGINAKF; this comes from the coding sequence ATGAGACTTTTTCTACTTCCGATGTTTGCGCTACTCGGGAGTACAGTTTACGCTCAGATTAGCGTCTCGGGTACGGTGTCTGATGCAACAGGACCGCTACCAGGGGTGAATGTTCTTGTTAAGGGAACATCTAATGGAGCTCAAACAGATTTTGACGGTAACTATTCGCTTAGCGACGTTGATCCTAACGCCACTATCGTGTTTAGTTATGTTGGATTTGTTACATCTGAAGTTTCAGTAAACGGACAGACTACTATCAACTTTGTGATGCAGGAAGACACTGAAGCACTAGAAGAGGTAGTTATTATTGGTTATGGTTCTACGACTGTGAAAGACGCAACTGGTGCAGTTACGGCGGTTACATCGGACGACTTTAACCAAGGGGTTATCGCTTCTCCAGAACAATTGATCCAAGGTAAGACTGCCGGGGTTCAGATTTCTCAGGATTCTGGGGAACCAGGTTCTGCAGTGGCATTTAGAATTCGTGGTTCGAACTCTATCCGCTCTAACAACAACCCGCTTTTCGTAGTTGATGGTGTGCCATTAGCCAACGACACAAGTTTGGAGCTGTCAGGAACTACTTTCGGTTCTGCTGGAGCTCGTAACCCGTTAAACTTCTTGAACCCTAACGATATCGAGAGCATTTCTATCCTTAAGGATGCATCTGCAACTGCTATCTACGGTTCTCGTGGTGCGAACGGGGTTGTGATCATTACTACCAAGTCTGGTCGTAGTGGACGCGGAGGTTCTTTCGAGTTGAGTTCTACTTTCTCTGTAGCTGAGGCTGCAAACGAGTACGACCTTCTTGATGCTCCTTCTTATTTAGCTGCTTCTACTGCCAACGGTTTTGACATCGCTGAACGTAACTTCGGAGCAAACACGGACTGGCAAGATGTTGCTTTCAGAAGAGCTACTTCTACTACAAACAACTTGTCTTACACTAACAATTACGGTGATGGTAACATCCGTGCAAGTTTTAGCTACGGAAAGAACTTCGGTATCGTAGAGAACTCTTCTCTAGAGCGTGTTACTGGACGTTTGAACGCACAGCACCGTTTCTTAGAGGACAAACTTAAATTAGGATTACAGGCTTCTTACGGTCGTACTAACGACGAGTTTGCACCACTTTCTGGTTCTGCCGGATTTAGAGGTGACTTACTTGGTTCTGCTTACTCAGCAAACCCAACTTGGCCAAATGATCCTGACTTTACAGGTACTGGTGGTCTAACTTCTCCTGCTGCTTTGTTGGCTTACACAGAGAACTTAGGTAACACTGACCGTATCCTTGTTAACTTCTCAGCTGAGTATGATGTTACATCTGAGCTTTCTGCAAAAGTTAATTTAGGTTATGACTATACTGACACTTTCTTAAGCAGTGCTACAAGTGCTAAGGCGCTTAACGTAGACCAAGGTGCATTCGGAAACGGTGTGGCTGGTGTTTCTCAGCGTGAGGCTACTAACACTCTTTTGGAAGCTACTTTGAACTATAAGAAAGAATTTGAGAATAGCTCATTGGATGTTCTTGCTGGTTACTCTTACCAAAAATTCGATCGTAACGGACGTAACCTAAGTGGTTTCGGATTCTTTACGACTCAATTGGGTGACATGATCGATGATCTTGTAAGTTCTGCAGACGCAGTTGAGAGCCAGATCACCGGATCTTACCAGCAGTATGGATATGCTCCTAACATCAACGGAACTTTCGTAAACCGTCTTTTCCCAGAGATTCTTCAGGATAACATCGGGAACACTACTGGTGCGCGCACTCGTTCTTTGTTCGGAGACACTTTTGATAGCTTTGACGAACTACAGTCTTACTTTGCTCGTGTGAACTACACACTAGCAGATAAGTACTTATTCACTGCTACTATGCGTGCGGATGGTTCATCTACTTTTGGTGATGATAACAAGTACGGATACTTCCCTTCTGCAGCAGTAGCATGGAAGATCAACGAAGAAGACTTCATCGGAGACAACGTTTCTACGTTAAAACTTCGTTTGAACTGGGGTATCACTGGTAACCAAGATGGTCTAGGATACGGTAACTTCCTTCAGCGTGAGCGCTTTGGAGGTGGAGACGTGATCAACGACGGTGGTGATATCAATATCCCAGGTACTTCTTCTCAGTCTTTTGCTAACCCTGACTTGAAGTGGGAGGAAACAATGCAATTCGGTGCTGGTATCGACTTTGGTGTGAACAACGACCGTTTCACGGCTACTGTTGACGTATACCGCAAGTCTACTACAGACCTATTACTACGTACTATTTCTGCTCAGCCAGCGGCTCAGCCATTCGTATTCTTGAACTTGCCAGATTCTGAGGTAATCAACCAAGGTATCGAGATTGCTCTTGGATACGATATCGTAGATCAGGAAGACTTTAGCTGGAACGCTAACTTCCAATTGACTTACAACGAGAACGAGATCACTAGCCTACAGGGTCAATTCCCAGCAGGTACTATTCGTGGTCAAGGTCTATCTCTTGCATTTGCTCAGCAGCTGCAAGAAGGTCAGCCACTTTTCTCTTACTTCTTGAGAGAGTTTGGTGGATTCGACGCTACTACAGGACAACCATTGTATCCTGAAGGAGACGTACAAAAATTCGTAGGAAAGAGTGCTTTACCAGATATTACTGCTGGTCTCTCTACTACAGTTGCTTATAAAAACTGGACGTTATCGGCATTCTTTAACGGACAGTTCGGACACTACATCTACAACAACACAGCAAACGCATTCTTTACGGCTGGTGCATTTAGAGGGGGCCGTAACGTATTGCCAAGCACACTTACTGCTGGTGAATCGTTTGACGCTGCTGCAGATGTTTCAACAAGATTCCTAGAAGCTGGGGATTTTGTAAGACTTCAGAACGCGACGTTGTCATACAACGTGCCGATGGAAGAAGATGGATTGTTTGACGCGCTACAATTGTCGCTAATCGGACAGAACCTATTCGTGATCACTGACTACTCTGGTCTTGATCCTGAAGTTTCTGTATCACCAGGTGGTGGAGATCTATTGAACGGTTTCCCTGTATACGGTATCGATTACACGGCTTTCCCTAGACCGAGAACAATTTCATTTGGTATAAATGCTAAATTCTAA